A part of Carettochelys insculpta isolate YL-2023 chromosome 1, ASM3395843v1, whole genome shotgun sequence genomic DNA contains:
- the POU3F3 gene encoding POU domain, class 3, transcription factor 3 translates to MATAASNPYLPGNSILAAGSIVHSDSGGGGMQPGSVAVTSVSGGYRGDPSVKMVQSDFMQGAMAASNGGHMLSHAHQWVTALPHAAAAAAAAAAAAAEAGSPWSSSPVGMTGSPQQQQAQQQPDVKGNAGRDDLHAGTALHHRPPHLGPPHQGHPGAWGATTAAHLPSMAGGQQQQSLIYSQPGGFTVNGMLSPPPGSQSLVHPGLVRGDTPELGDHPSHHHHHHHQHQHHQQHHGGVNSHDPHSDEDTPTSDDLEQFAKQFKQRRIKLGFTQADVGLALGTLYGNVFSQTTICRFEALQLSFKNMCKLKPLLNKWLEEADSSTGSPTSIDKIAAQGRKRKKRTSIEIKGFRRTEHLQLHLSELLLS, encoded by the exons ATGGCCACCGCGGCTTCTAACCCTTACCTCCCCGGCAACAGCATCCTGGCGGCCGGCTCCATCGTGCACTCGGACTCGGGCGGCGGGGGCATGCAGCCGGGCAGCGTGGCCGTCACCTCGGTGTCCGGCGGCTACCGGGGCGACCCCTCGGTCAAAATGGTCCAAAGTGACTTCATGCAGGGAGCCATGGCTGCGAGCAACGGCGGCCATatgctgagccatgcccaccagtGGGTGACAGCCCTGCCtcacgccgccgccgccgccgccgcagccgccgccgccgccgcggaaGCCGGCTCGCCCTGGTCCAGCAGCCCGGTGGGGATGACcggcagcccccagcagcagcaggcgcaGCAGCAGCCCGACGTGAAAGGCAACGCCGGCCGAGACGACCTGCACGCCGGCACGGCGCTGCATCACAGGCCACCCCACCTGGGGCCCCCGCACCAGGGCCACCCGGGCGCGTGGGGAGCCACCACCGCCGCCCACCTCCCGTCCATGGCcgggggacagcagcagcagtcgCTCATCTATTCCCAGCCGGGGGGGTTCACGGTGAACGGCATGCTGAGCCCTCCCCCTGGCAGCCAGAGCCTAGTGCACCCGGGACTGGTGAGGGGAGACACGCCGGAGCTGGGCGAccaccccagccaccaccaccaccatcaccaccagcatcagcaccaccagcagcaccacGGCGGGGTCAACAGCCACGACCCCCACTCGGACGAGGACACGCCGACCTCGGATGACCTGGAGCAGTTCGCCAAGCAGTTCAAGCAGCGGCGGATAAAGCTGGGCTTCACGCAGGCAGATGTGGGCTTGGCCCTGGGCACCCTCTACGGGAACGTCTTCTCCCAGACCACCATCTGCAGGTTTGAGGCTCTGCAGCTCAGCTTCAAGAACATGTGCAAGCTCAAGCCTTTGTTGAACAAGTGGCTGGAGGAAGCCGACTCCTCCACGGGCAGCCCCACTAGCATCGACAAGAtcgcagcccagggcaggaagaggaagaagcGGACCTCCATCGAG ATAAAGGGATTTAGAAGGACTGAGCATCTGCAGCTGCACTTATCTGAACTTCTCCTCTCCTAA